In the genome of Methylococcus sp. EFPC2, the window TCCAGTGTTCAAAAAGGTATACTCAACTGAACACGGCTTGGGGCGAACTTTGGGAGCCAGGCAGGCAGAGGATGACGCCAAAGTCTGCAACCTTGGGCATCGGCCGAAACTGTGCGAAGCTGGCCGCGAAGGGCGGGGTTGCATCGGCGTGCGTCGTTATGCCTGGCTGTCGTGCGTGATACCGTATACAGTATAATTTGACCTCATGACCCGACGAGAAAAGCTGTGGACAAGCATTCGCAACAACCCCAAGGGCGTACGTTTCGAGGACGCCTGCAAGGTCGCTGAGGAACTGGGGTTCGTGCATAAAGGCGGCCAAGGTTCGCATTGTGCTTTTTCTCGCACGGGTGAGCCTGTCGGGCTGAACTTCCAGAATCGGAACGGCTTCATTCCGCCGTATCAGGCCCGGCAGTTGATCGAGATGATGGACAAGTACGGAGCTTAACCCTATGCACCATTACCCCGTTGAAATCTTTTGGAGCGAGGAAGACGAAGGCTTTATTGCCGTGTTCCCCGATCTGCCCGGTTGTTCGGCCTGGGGTGAAACCGAGGAAGACGCCTTGAAAGCGTCTCAGCCTGCCGCTGCTGCCTGGATCGAGGCTTGCCGTGTTGCGGGTAATCCCGTGCCGGCGCCCTCCCGGCCCGGCGATGAGCAGGGATACAGCGGCCGCTTTGTTCTGCGCGTGCCGAAACGGCTACACGCCGATCTTTCCCGCGACGCCAAGGCTCAAGGCGTGAGCCTCAATCAATATCTGCTCTACTTGCTGACCGAGCGCCATACGGAAAGGCGGGCGGTGGCGCATTGATGCACATGCACAACCCACCGCACCCCGGCGAAACGCTACGGGAAGACATGCAGCACGGCCAGTTGATCGATGACCGGCTGATGATCGTCAACCCGTTTCTTTGAATGCTCACAAGTGCCGGGAGTTTGTGGAATTCCGGCCGTTGCAACACGCTCTCCCCGCTGAAATCGGCCCACGTCTAAGTTGAGGCAACTGCGAAATTCTTGCCTTATCCATTTCGTTTTCATGCCATCTAATGTCGCCTCACACCAAACGGAATGAGGCTACGCCATGCACACACCCGAACGGGCGCCATCCACCGGCAGTAAGCCCGGCGCCACCGCCCTCCCCCTCAAACGACGAACGCCCCGCAAGAAAAGCCCGCCGGCGGGCCTGGTCGATTTCGACAACCTCCCGGCTGCCGCGCTAATCAACGTCCACGTGTTCGCTCTGCTCCTGAACCTTGGCGTCAACTCCATATGGCGCAAGGCCAAGGCGGGCGAACTGCCCAAACCGGTTAAGGTCGGCACCGGCGCCACGCGCTGGCGGGTTGGCGCCGTAAGAAATTATCTTGCGAGCCTGGAAGAATCAGATCCTCCCCGCCTCAGCCCATCCCCCGGAGTAACCCACCATGGCTGATCTAACCCGCACAATTGAAATTATCTTCGGGGCCCAAGATAGAAACTTGAGGACCAGTCTTTTAATCATCGAGCGCGCCATGGGCGACTTAGAAGGCAGTGTCCGCGACGTGGCCGCCCCACTCGCATCGCTGGCCGATACCATGGCCACCACCGAAGCCGCCGCCATAGCCCTGGGCGCGGCGTTGGTCGGCGCCGTGGTCCATGAGGCGGGGAAGTTCAGCGATTCGGTCAAGGAAATCGGCACCCTGTTCAATGGATCCTCTGAAGCGATAGGCCGTTTCGGCCGTGACGTACTCAACTACGGGCAAGACTCCACCCAATCGATTGAAAGCCTCAACGGCGCCCTCTACGAAGCCATCTCGTCGGGTGTGGATTACAACGATGCTCTTGGGCTGATCAACACCACGGAAAGGCTGTCCGTCGCCGGCAAGGCGGACCTGACCGAGACGACCAAGGTCCTGGTGTCCGCGCTCAACGCCTACGGCCTGAGCACGAAAGACGCCGGGCGGTTCAGCGACGATCTGTTCCAGACCGTCAAGCTGGGGCAAACCACGCTGCCGGAGCTGGCGCAAAGCATTTCCCAAGTGACCGGCATAGCGGCCGGGTCCGGTGTCTCTTTTGAAGAGCTCAATGCGGCCATTGCAGCATTGACGGTCGCCGGCTTGCCCACGTCGGAAGCGATCACCGCTATTCGGTCGGCGTTGTCCAACATCATCAAGCCGTCCAGCGAGGCGGCGAAAATCGCCGAAGATTTGGGCCTTAAGTTCGACGCGTCGGCGCTGTCGTCCAAGGGGTTCTCCGGCGTCCTGGGCGACGTGTTCAAGGCTACCGGCGGCAACATTGATGTGATGGCCAAGCTGTTTGGATCAGTGGAAGGCCTCAACGGCGCGATGGTTCTCGGGGCCGACAAGTCGGGTAAGTTCAAGGAAGCACTCGCGGCCATGGCCAACGCTTCCGGCACCGTGGACCAGGCGTTCAACATTATGGCGGATAACGTCGGCTTGTCAGTTCAGCGCCTGGTGAATTCCATCGAAGTGGCCGCGATCAAGGCCGGACAACCATTGCTTGAAGAGTTCGGCGGCGTCACCAAGGCCCTGGCCGCGATCTTCCAGGGCCTGGGCGCCGGCATCGACGCGGGCGCGTTCGACCCGCTTTTGAATGCCCTGCAAGCCTTCGGTGGCGAGGCCGAGCGCCAACTCCAGGCAATCGCCGCGAATCTCCCGGAAGCCCTGAGCGGCCTGGATTTCACCGGCCTGATAGATTCCTTCCATGATCTGGGTGGCGAGCTATCCACGATCTTTGAGGACGTATTCGGCCGCGTCGATCTGAGCACGCCGGAAGGCCTGAGGGCCGCGCTGCAGCGCCTGGTCGATGGCTTCGAGGCGCTGACGAGGATCACCACCGGCATAGGCCAGGGGATGGAACCGTTCTTTCGCGCCATGGGTTCGGTCATCGATCACACCGTTCAGGCCGGTGACAGCACGCAGGAGCTGGGTGGCAGGATTCTCGGCTTCGCGCGCGTCATCGAGAGCGCAGGGCCGGTGTTGGACGAATTCCAGAACACGATGCACCTGGTAGCCACGTCGTTATCCCTTATTGCCGGGGCGCAAACCATCGGGGCGGTCAAGACCATAGGTAGTTTGGCAGCCGCTGCGGGGCCGGCCGCGGTGATCATGGGCGGGCTGACCGTCGCGGTTGCCCCGCTGGCCGGTGCGCTGGGGTACAGCGTCGGTACGGGTCTGGCTTGGGCTATCGATAAAGTCGTAGGAAAACTCACGGGAGGGGACTCGCTCGGAACGTTGATTTATGACCTTACCCACAAGGCCGAAGACCTTACGGCCACGGCCACCACGGCGGCCGGCGGCGTGGCCACCATGGGCAGGGCTTTGGATGGTGCCGGCCAGTCTTCGGCCAAGGCACATGAGAGCTTCAAGCCTATCGATCTGACCGGCTTCAATGCAGTGGCTGAGGCCGCAAAGCGCATGGGAGTTTCTTTGGACGATGCCGGCGCCGCAGCGACCAAGTTTTCCGATGGAAACGCCAAGGTCGAGCAGCTTGCCACGGGATACACGAAAGTCACCGACGCCTTGGGCAACCTGCATTTAGTCTGGCCAAAAGCTGAGGAAGCCGCGACGGGCTACAAGGAGGTGGTCGACGATCTGGGGCGGGTGTCGTATGTGCAGCTCGGCAACGCGGTCGACCGCACGAATAAGGCCCTATCCGACCAGGGCGGCAAGCTGGCAGAAGTGGAAAAGCAGGCTAGGGAGTTCGATCTAAAGCTGCGCGAAATCCAGTCAAAAGAGCGTATTGCCGTCATCGAAGCCAAGGTCAAGATCGACCAGGCGCAAATCGAGGCTGACTTGAAGCGCGTTCAAGCGGTGTTCTCGTCGATCGACGCCGGCATCAAATCCACGGGCGACGTGCTCGGCAAACTCAACGATGCCATGAAAGGCGCGTCGGAGTTCGATAAATTGGGCCTCCAGGACCAAATCCGCGAGGAACAGAAGCGCCGCGCGCAAGAATTCGAACAACAGAAAAAACTCACGGAAGAGCAGCTCAAATACCTGCAGGCCCGGCGGCAAAAACTCAACCAGGGCGATGCGCTGGTAAAAGTGGAGTCCGGCACCTTGCAACCGGCCTTGGAAATGATATTCCATGAGATCCTCAAGGCCTGCCAGTTGAGGGCCAATCAAGAGGGCTTGGAATTCCTTATCGGGGCGTTGTGATGGATAGACAAAACGAGGCTTTGTCGCGCTTTAGCGATCAAATCAAGGGCCTGCTGACAAACGTCGATCTTTTTCGGCAGCACGTGTGTGCTTTTCTGGACCAGGATGAGCGAGACATTCCCAACGAAACCCTGGTGCAAATACCCTGCACGATTGAGCCCCTGCCAGTAAGGACCTTTGATGCGGCCTTGGGCGCCGCCGCGCTTGTTGTGGCGTCGGACTACTTCGGTATCCGGTTGGCCATACCCGAAACCGATGATGGCCAACGTGGCGCGGACCTGGGCGACTTGGTAGCCGTGGCGCTGAAAACGGCCGCTGTGTGCCTCGCCGGCATCGAGGCAAATCTAGATAGCGTCGTCACAAGATTATGAGAGAATAGTTCTATCTCAAATTTTCTTTGAAAGGAAAGATGGCGGATTCAGGGCATCGGCGACACGATATATCGGATCGAGTCTGGCAATTATTGGAGCCGCGGTTGCCGGGGCGAGAAGGTGCTTGGGGTGGTAAAGCGCACGATAACCGCCGGTTTATCAATGCGGTTTTTTGGATTTTGCGCACTGGCGCGCCGTGGCGAGACTTGCCGCCCGACTACGGCGATTGGAAAAACACCCATCGCCGTTTTTGCCGTTGGCGCGATAAAGGCATATGGGAATCCTTGTTGGAACAGTTGGTGATCGAACCTGACTATGAATGGCTGATGATCGATGCCAGCCACATTAAAGTCCACCCGCATGCGGCGGGCGCCAAAGGGGGCAGCCAGGATATGGGGGTCACAAAAGGGGGCTCAACAGCAAGATACATCTGGCCGTGGATGCGCATGGTATGCCGCTCAGAGTCATTGTTACAGCAGGTACCGTGGCAGATTGTACGCAGGCTTCAACCTTGATCGCGGGTTTGGATGCCCAGCATCTGCTGGCGGACAAAGGCTACGACACGGACGCCATCGTCGCCCAAGCACAAGCTGCCCATATGGCGGTTGTCATTCCGTCGAAGAAAAATCGCACCGAACTTCGCGCGTATGACCGAGACCTTTACCGCCTTCGGCATTTGGTGGAAAACGCCTTTCTACACCTGAAGCGCTGGCGCGGTATTGCAACTCGTTATGCCAAAAATACCGCTTCATTCTTGGCGGCGGTGCAGATTCGCTGCATTGCTATTTGGGCCGCTATCTTATGACGACACTATCTAATGATGGCGCGTATCGAGGAGGTCTACCGGCCGGTAGTCTTCGGCATAGATGAATTCTTGGAGCTCAACATAGCCATGGATGCCCTGAAGCTAGGCGGACTGGATGCCGGCCTGTTCGCCGCTCGTCTCATGGCGCGGCGTGTGCTGCGCTTGCAGGGGGATGCGCTGGTGGAGAAATACGAGGCTTTTCTAAGAAGCGGCGAGCTCCCCGGCGTCCGGTCATTCCGTATAGGCGAGCGGACCATCCGGGTGGAGCGCCAAGACTAGGCCGCTGCCCGGCCATTCCACCCCTATCGAGCAACAGACCCGCCCGAGACGGCGGGTTTTTTGTTACCCTGATATTGCGTTTTCAACGCACTGCCGCCTTCCGATCTTGGAAGCCTTCAGTGTTGATTAGCAGACAAAACAAAACCCGCCTTAGGCTGGCACCTGCGGCGGGTTTCTACCGATCACGATTTAAGAGGAATCGCGATGGCTGACGATAAGTTACCAGATTTCGCCCTGCCCGAATATATGACCTTGGACGCCTTGGACGATGGCGTTCGACGGGTGAACGAGGTAATGAAAAACGCTTTCGAAATGGACAGAAGGGTGTCCACTGTTTTTGGAAGCTCATATCTAGGAGCAGGGGACAAAGTCGCACTTCAAGACTTGGAGCGTAATATCTCGCGAGCCCACCATTCTTCGAGCGCCTTACAACCCCTCACAAAGCCGTTCGCCAAGGTATGGCGTGAAGCAATCAAGGCCTGCGATGCCCGCGAGGCGGCATTTTTGCTGTTGAATTACATACCGCCCGAGGTGCCGTCATCGATACCAATTTCAAGGGAAATAAACGCCCTAATTGAGCAAATAAGAGCAACTTACCCGACCGACGTTCTGCACGACGGTATCCCCAAATATTCAATGGGGCTGTTAGAAAAAATAGCCACGGATTTGGGGTTGGCATCATCAATGATCTGTACCGCGCTACGGGATGACGACGTAATCGCGGGCGAACAGGCAGGCAAAGCAACGGACGAGGCCGCGCCGGATGAGCGGGCCGACCGAACGGCGGCTGAGCCTTCCCAATTATTGGCCGTGCCCCCCTTGCGTGAGCCGAAAAACAACAGCGACCAAGCTTGGCTTGTTTACGAAACATGGCGCGCCCTGAAGGGCGGCAATCCAGAGGCCTCGCCCACCCATGGACAGGTTCACGGTTGCCTGTGGGATGAGGCGAATAAACCATCTACTGACCCAATGAAAGACAAGCGACTTGTCGAAACTAAGGGTCAGACAATATATCTCGCCGACGGCACGACCATGACCAAGGAATCAATCCGAAGGTCTATGAATAATCTCAGGGAGAATGCTTCCGGCAAAAAGCGACGAGAACCGACTAAAACAGCCTAAAAGCCACACGCCCGCCCTAGTTATACCGACACTGAACCCGAAGCCTGGCGATAGCCGGGTATTTCTTCACCTATTCGGAGTTCTAACAATGTCGGCCATCTCAAAACCAGTCGCCGCCGCAACGGCGGCGAGCGAAATCATGGACCGCCCCGAGGCGGCCAAATATCTAGGCTTATCCGAACAAACGCTTGCGTCATGGGCCTGTACCGGACGGCATTCTTTGCCGTTCGTGCGCCTGGGCCGGCGGGTCAAATACCGCAAGTCGGACCTTGACGCCTACTTGGCCAGCCACACCGTCAACGGTGCGACCACCGAGGAGGCAGCCCAATGACCGGCGCCGATGAGATTGTTTCCGTGCTGGACGAGATAGTCGGTTGCCTCCTCTTCGACGAAGACCCCGCCAAAAAACTTATCACCATTCCTGTAGCCCTGCGGGGTCTTGCGGAAGAAATCCGCTTGCTGAGAGGGGCTATCCAGGTGCGGCCGCCCCAGCTTTGCCCGGCCCCGCCCACTCTGCGGGCGGTCTTTCGTCAACGGGACAACAAGGAGACGTTCGTCCGCGTCGTGGGCTTGTTCTTGGCCATCGAAGAGGCCGCGTATCCCCACCTGGACGGGTACATTGAGGACGATGAAACGCCGTGCTCGCAGCATTGCAACTTCGCCGGCTTCCGGTTCGTCGATGAAGCGAGTTCGTCCCTCTGCGCGGCAAGCGAGCAAGGGGGAGCGGAATGATCGGGGCGTCGAACATTATCGCCCTGGATTATCAGGGCCATGAAATAGGCTTCGCGGAAACCGGCTGGTTTAATGCCACGGAAGCGGCGGCGGGGTTTGGTAAACGGCCTGTGGACTGGTTGGCCCTGGACAGCACGCAAGACTATATCGCTACGCTGGCCGAGATTTCTAAATGTGAGAAATCCTCACTTTTAAAGACCAAGCGAGGCCGACACCACGGGGGTACCTGGATGCACCCGAAACTTGCCGTTCCCTTCGCCCGTTGGCTGGATACCCGTTTCGCCATTTGGTGCGATCTGCAAATAGACGCCCTGGTTCGCGGCACCCACCAAGCCTATGACTGGCAGAAAGCCCGCTCTGCGGCGACCAGTTCGTTCAAGGTGATGGCGGAGGTGTTGCGCCTGGTGCGGCAGGATCAAGGCAAAGCCACCGAAACCCGCCATTACATCAACGAAACCCGGGTAGTGAATTGGGCGCTATCGGGCGAGTTCAAAGCGCTGGATCGTGAGTCCCTGGCGCCGTGCGACTTGGCGCTCCTGGCAAGCCTGGAAGAGCGCAACGCCGTATGGCTGGGGCGTGGTGTCGCCTACGCCGACCGGAAAAAGATACTGGAGCAACACGCCTTGGACTGGCGGAGCGGGCAGCAGCCCAAGATCGAGAGGGCAGCATGATGGCTACCCGAGCGATGCAGCCATTGACGCCCCCGCCCACCTGCCGGCAGAATGGCCGCACTACTACTTCACACGCCTCATCACAGCGTAATCGTGATTTTTTTGTGCCTGCCATTCGGCGAACCGGGCCACTGACCCGGCGACACCAAGCAGGCCACGCCAGTTTTCAAGAATTGGCGCAAGGTCTACACCGGGGAACTAAGGCGGGCAACCGCACGAATAGCCGGGGCCGTTGTGAAGCGGTAGTTGAAGCCTTGCGCCATCCCTTTAGGGGCGGCGCTTTAATCAATCTTGATTGGAGCAACTGCCATGCAAAGTAATACCCCCAGCGAGGGCGTATCCCGCCCGAATTCCGAACTATCGGACAACCTCAAGGCCATCGTCCGACAGGTCAGCCACCTTCAATCGCTCACGTCCACCCTGGGCGCCGCCAGTCTCGCCATCGGGCCGCTGCCGGATGGCCGTGTGCTGTGCGATGAAGGCAGCATAGAAACGATTTTCCTGTTTCTGGGCGACCAACTGGCCCGGGTCTTGGATGACTTGAACGCCTTGCAAGGGCAGATAGACCCGGCTTTGAGCGGTACCGATGCCGGCAACCAGGGAGGGCGCTGAGATGGCCGCAACCAAGATCGCGTTTCCCCTTGCGCATGGCGGCGTTCTGGAAATCGACCGCTGCGGAGGCGCTCTGTCATCGGTGCCGGCCCTGGGGGCTTTGCTACAGACACGGGGGCATGACGCCGGGCTGGGCTGGCTCGCGTTCCAGACCGATGCCCCCGGGCTGGATTCCCTGCAACGCCTGTCGTACAGCGTCGGCGAGAACCTGACCGCCTACAGCGCGGCCGTGGCGCATCTGCTGGCGGTGGTCGACCGGCGTGAATTGCCGGACGGCGTGCTGAACGACGTTGCATGGCTGTTGAACGGCTTGGCGACGCTGACGGCAGAGGCTTACCTGATCCATGCGGACGCACGCGCCCAACTGGCCGTGCTGCGGGCCGCCACAAGCGAGAACGGCCAACAGGGAGGGGCGCAGTCATGAGTTATGCGCCGAAATACCTCGAAAACGTCGACTACGAAGCGCCCATCACGCTGGGCGATATTTCCGACACCTGGCTGATGACCCTTAACCAAATCGATTGGGCTGGAACGCTGGCCCATTATCTGCGTCAAGCGATCTCCGAGCCGAGAGACCCCAACGTATCGAGTCTGCTGGGCATGCTGAATTATTGGCTCGCCAGTGTAGAGAACGATCTTGATGTGGCTTTTGAAAAGCTGTGCCTGAAGTCCAAGACGGGCTCGCCGTTGGCGGAGGGTGAAGAGGACTCGGGCGCTCCGCCCGAGCCGTTGGCCCGGTGCTTGAACGACGTCGGCTCGCAGTCTCCCCGCGCAATCGCCGAGGCTATCGCGTGCGAGGCCGCCCCCTTGGCGCCCAATGATGACACCCCGTTGACCCTCCCACGATTCAAGCTGGTTCGGTTGATCGAGCAAGGCATCGTCGCTGCGCAAGGAGGCCGCTCATGAACGCACTCACAAGATCCAATGTCGAAAGCCTGGCCGTCGATATTGATGCCATCCGGCGGAGGATTTCAGGCACGGGCAGTGTTTTGGCAGTCATGGCCGGCTCTGAAATCCGGGTGGGTCAGCGCGTCGATGGCCACGTCATCGTCGATGCTGACACCCTGGAAGCCGCCTTCGATTTTCTGCAAGAAAATCTATTCCAAGCGGTTGCCGAATTGGCGGACCTGGCCGAAGGACTGCGGCGCACTGCCGCTGCCATCGCTGCCACGGAGGACCGGTCATGAGCGCCACACGCATAGACCGCGAAACCGCCAGCAAGATCAATCCCTTGATCGATGGCAACAACGCCGACACGCTGGGCCATGTCATCGCCGTGCTGGACTTCCTGTCCATCGCGTCGACGGACATGGAGTGTTACAACGAATACGGGCTGAGCAAGACCATCGACTTGTGTACGGCCGCTCTGCAATACGAAATCGACGCCCGGCCACCGGGAGGAGGTGACGATGCCCCGTCGTAAACCTCCCGATTTCGACCTCATCAAGTCCCGTGCTCTCGATCAAATCGAGGCCGTTTGCGCCCGCTGGCTGCCGAATGGCAAGCGCAGCGGGCGCGAGTGGCAAATCGGCGACCGCTTCGGCGCGGAAGGCCAAAGCCTGAAAGTACACCTGAGCGGCGACAAGGCCGGCATCTGGTCCGACTTCAGCACGGGTGACAAGGGCGGCGACCTGGTGTCGCTGGTCGCCTACGTGGACAGCATTTCCCAAGGCGATGCCGCCCGCGAGCTGGCGGCCTTCCTGGGGCTTGCTACGGACGACGAGCCCAAACCCGCCACACCAGCAGCGCCTAAACCGGCGCCAGCGCCAGCACCGGCCCCGGAGGCGGTCTGGCGGCCGGTGTTGCCCATTCCGGAAGATGCACCGCCTAAGCCTGCGGCGCACCGCGGGCACGGCAAGCCGGACGCCTGGCACGTATACCACGATGCCGCCGGCCGCCTGCTGGGCTACGTGGCCCGCTTCGAGAAGTCGGCTACACGGAAGAAGAAGGAATTCGCCTGGCTGGTCTATGCGGAACTCGCAGGCCGCCGGGAGTGGCGTTGGCAGGGATTCGATGTCCCGAGACCGCTCTACGGTCTGGATGACCTGGCGCAACGGGCCGGGTGCTTGGTCCTGCTGGTGGAAGGCGAAAAATCGGCCGATGCGGCACGGGGTTTGATGCCGGCCTGGGTCGTCATGACCTGGCCGGGCGGCTCGAAGGCGATCGACAAGGCCGACTTCGGTCCCCTGGCCGGGTGCGACCTGATTCTCTGGCCAGATGCCGACCAGCCCGGCCGCGAGGCGATGGACAAGGCCGCAGGGCTGCTCACGGAGGCCGGTGCCGCATCGGTGCGCTTGGTCGATCTGTCCTTGTTTGCCAAGCTGGCGCCTGGCGCTGATGAGGCCGGGGCGGCGATCCTGACCGAACACGCCCGCGAACTGCCGGAAGGCTGGGACGCCGCCGACGCCGTGGCGGAAGGCTGGACGGTCGATCATTTCGTTCAAATTGTCGACCGGCCGGACTTTTACGCCACGCCCACGGTGGCGGCTGAACCGGAGACGGTGCCAGCGGAATCGACGGCGGAGCCGGCGGGGAAACCTGGAAAGGCCAAGCAGAAGCCGAAAGTACCCGAGGCGGCGGAGCCCGCGACCGGCGGCGATTCGCGTTTCATGGTCAACGATGCCGGCTTGTACTACGTCGCAGCCGACAAGGATGGCGAGCTTAGACAGGTGCGTATTTCCGATGCGCTCTACGTTCCTGCACTGGCACGGGATGAAGAGTCCGCCGGCTGGTCCCCGGTGCTGGAGTTCCGCGACATGGACAGCCACTTGAGACAGGAAATCATCCCTCGGCGCCAGTTCCTGGGCGACGGCACGGACGGACCGAAGCAGCTTGCCGACCTGGGGCTATTCATCGAGCCTGGCCGGCAATCGCTGGACCGGCTCAAGGCCTACATTGCCGGCGCCAGACCGCCGAAACGCGCCCGCCTGGTGGATGCCACCGGCTGGCACGGGTCCGCTTACCTGCATCCCGAGGGTGCCATAGGCGACACGGACGAAACCTTGCTTTATCGCGGCAGCAAGCGGGCGCTCGGGGTGTTCACCGGCAAGGGCAAGCTGTCCGACTGGCAAGCGAATATCGCGGCGCTGGCGGTCGGCAATCCCCGGCTGATGTTCTCCCTGTCGGTCGCCTTTGTCGGCCCATTGTTGAAGCCCTGCGGCGGGCCGTCCTTCTGTTGTCACTGGGTAGGCGACAGTTCGGAAGGCAAATCCGGTTCACTGACGGCGGCCGGGTCTGTCTGGGGCGCTCCTGCTGGCATAGTTCATAGCTGGAGGAGCACAGATAACTCAACCGAGTATGTCGCCGCTCAGCATAACGATGGCTTGCTGATCATGGACGAACTGAAGGAGGTCGATCCCAAGCAGGCCGGCGCTATTGCCTACATGTTGAGTAATGCGAAAGGGAAGAATCGTGCCCACCATGCCGGTGGACTGCGGGAGACGTTGACCTGGCGCATAGCGATGCTTTCATCCGGTGAGTTGGGCCTAGCCGATCACCTGGCCAGCGCGGGACAGAAGGCCCACGCCGGGCAGTCGGTCCGCTTCATCGAGCTGCCGAGCAACGGCGGCGCCGAGTTGGGCATGTGGAACGAACTGCACGGACTTGCCGACGGACGCACGTTTACCGACACCCTCAAGGCCCAAGCTGGCCGCTACCACGGCACCGCCGGCCGGGCTTTCGTGGCTGCGCTGATCGAGCGGCTTCCTGATGTGCCCGGCGTGGTCAAGCGTTTGGAAGAGCGGTTCTTTCTGGACTTCGTGCCCGCCGATGCCGGCGGCCAGACCAAGCGCGTGGCCGGATGCTTCGCCCTGATTGCCACGGCCGGAGAACTGGCGGCCGATTGGGGCATCGTTCCATGGCAGGCGCAAGCCGCGTTCAACGCGGCCGGAGAGCTGTTCTCCGAATGGTTGGAAGGGCGGCCCACGGCGGGAAACCTGGAAGAAGCGCAAATACTCGCCCACGTGCGGCGCGTGATGGAAAAGAGCTGGCAGGCCCGCTTTGTCGACTGGCACAGGGTGAGTGAAGACAACGCCGACATATCCCGCATGGCGGCGGTTCAAGAGACGCTGGGTTTTCGCAAGAAAGACGTTCCCTTCAATCCGGACGACCCCGCCTTCCTGTTCTATGTCACCCGCGAGCGATTCGCGGAAGAGTTCGGGGTAAAAGCCGGTTTCAAGCCCAAGCGCGTGGCGGCCGTGCTGAAGGCGCGGGGCATCTTGAAATGCGATGCGGACGGAACCACCCTCAAGGAAAAACTGCCCAACGGAGACCCAAGATCGTATTGCATCATCGGCCGCAAATTGTGGGATGACGCGCCGTGTTGAAGTGGCTGGATACGCTCGCCACGGCTGAAAAACCGGCGGCGAGCAACGCCCTCATATCAACGTCGGTGCAATTCGGTAAAACAACTTTCCCGGTTTTCCCGGAAATCGAAACCCCCGAAATAGAAAACCGGGAAGGCTGGAAGCCGCGTGGCGTCTGGGTTTCCCGGTTTTCCCGGTTTTCCCGGTTGCAAAATGAGGGGGGCCGGGAAAAACACGGCGCAAACGTGCTGATTTCCCTTGATGCGATCCCCCGAAATCTGCCCGATCTGATGGCCGCGATTGAGCCCTTCGCCGATGCCGAGGACCGGGCCTATCTATCCGAGCAAGCCGAGAGCAATCCCGACCATGCGGCATGGTATGCCTGGCTGCTGCTGCTCACCCCACCAGCCCCGACACCCGAGGACCTGGCCGAACTGGACGGTCTGATAGTCCGCCTCTGTGAGCTGTGGCCCTGGTCCAAGGACAAGGCATCCAAGCTGCTTGCCTGTCGTGAACGAATGGCGCCCGCCCGAGTGGCCGAAGACTTGGCCCGGTTCCGCTCATGGGTGCGCCATGCTGAAGTCGAACGGGCCGCCGCTGTGGGGCGGGCAGAGGAATGATTCTGCGCGGCGAATTTTAGTCCCTAGCTCTGCCCCTTCCGAACGGTAGTATCACGCCCTGGTGAGGCTGGTGGGACGCCAAGGCGCCAGATAGAACGCGGGTCCTTCCTGG includes:
- a CDS encoding toxin-antitoxin system HicB family antitoxin, whose amino-acid sequence is MHHYPVEIFWSEEDEGFIAVFPDLPGCSAWGETEEDALKASQPAAAAWIEACRVAGNPVPAPSRPGDEQGYSGRFVLRVPKRLHADLSRDAKAQGVSLNQYLLYLLTERHTERRAVAH
- a CDS encoding AlpA family transcriptional regulator, with the translated sequence MHTPERAPSTGSKPGATALPLKRRTPRKKSPPAGLVDFDNLPAAALINVHVFALLLNLGVNSIWRKAKAGELPKPVKVGTGATRWRVGAVRNYLASLEESDPPRLSPSPGVTHHG
- a CDS encoding phage tail tape measure protein produces the protein MGDLEGSVRDVAAPLASLADTMATTEAAAIALGAALVGAVVHEAGKFSDSVKEIGTLFNGSSEAIGRFGRDVLNYGQDSTQSIESLNGALYEAISSGVDYNDALGLINTTERLSVAGKADLTETTKVLVSALNAYGLSTKDAGRFSDDLFQTVKLGQTTLPELAQSISQVTGIAAGSGVSFEELNAAIAALTVAGLPTSEAITAIRSALSNIIKPSSEAAKIAEDLGLKFDASALSSKGFSGVLGDVFKATGGNIDVMAKLFGSVEGLNGAMVLGADKSGKFKEALAAMANASGTVDQAFNIMADNVGLSVQRLVNSIEVAAIKAGQPLLEEFGGVTKALAAIFQGLGAGIDAGAFDPLLNALQAFGGEAERQLQAIAANLPEALSGLDFTGLIDSFHDLGGELSTIFEDVFGRVDLSTPEGLRAALQRLVDGFEALTRITTGIGQGMEPFFRAMGSVIDHTVQAGDSTQELGGRILGFARVIESAGPVLDEFQNTMHLVATSLSLIAGAQTIGAVKTIGSLAAAAGPAAVIMGGLTVAVAPLAGALGYSVGTGLAWAIDKVVGKLTGGDSLGTLIYDLTHKAEDLTATATTAAGGVATMGRALDGAGQSSAKAHESFKPIDLTGFNAVAEAAKRMGVSLDDAGAAATKFSDGNAKVEQLATGYTKVTDALGNLHLVWPKAEEAATGYKEVVDDLGRVSYVQLGNAVDRTNKALSDQGGKLAEVEKQAREFDLKLREIQSKERIAVIEAKVKIDQAQIEADLKRVQAVFSSIDAGIKSTGDVLGKLNDAMKGASEFDKLGLQDQIREEQKRRAQEFEQQKKLTEEQLKYLQARRQKLNQGDALVKVESGTLQPALEMIFHEILKACQLRANQEGLEFLIGAL
- a CDS encoding IS5 family transposase (programmed frameshift), with the protein product MADSGHRRHDISDRVWQLLEPRLPGREGAWGGKAHDNRRFINAVFWILRTGAPWRDLPPDYGDWKNTHRRFCRWRDKGIWESLLEQLVIEPDYEWLMIDASHIKVHPHAAGAKGGSQDMGVTKGGFNSKIHLAVDAHGMPLRVIVTAGTVADCTQASTLIAGLDAQHLLADKGYDTDAIVAQAQAAHMAVVIPSKKNRTELRAYDRDLYRLRHLVENAFLHLKRWRGIATRYAKNTASFLAAVQIRCIAIWAAIL
- a CDS encoding helix-turn-helix domain-containing protein, with protein sequence MSAISKPVAAATAASEIMDRPEAAKYLGLSEQTLASWACTGRHSLPFVRLGRRVKYRKSDLDAYLASHTVNGATTEEAAQ
- a CDS encoding KilA-N domain-containing protein; the protein is MIGASNIIALDYQGHEIGFAETGWFNATEAAAGFGKRPVDWLALDSTQDYIATLAEISKCEKSSLLKTKRGRHHGGTWMHPKLAVPFARWLDTRFAIWCDLQIDALVRGTHQAYDWQKARSAATSSFKVMAEVLRLVRQDQGKATETRHYINETRVVNWALSGEFKALDRESLAPCDLALLASLEERNAVWLGRGVAYADRKKILEQHALDWRSGQQPKIERAA